The following DNA comes from Cellulomonas soli.
CACCGAGGCGAACGTGCGGGCCAGCAGGGCACCGTGGGCGGCGATCGACGCGTCGTGCTGCGCGACGGCCGCGTCGACCGCGTCGGTGTCGATGTCCTCGTGCAGCGAGGCCCAGGCGTGCAGCGTCGCGGGGGACGCCTCCGGGTGGAACTGCAGGCCCCACGCCGAGGCGCCGACCCGGAACGCCTGGTACGGGTACTGCCGGGAGTGCGCCAGCCAGACGGCCCCGCGGGGCAGGTCCACGACGGCGTCGGCGTGCATCGACGGCATGGGGGTCGCTCGGTGGTCCTCGGGCGTGCCCGGGTCGAGCAGCGGGCCGACGAGGGCGTCCGTGAGGGCCTCGGGGCGCCACCGGACCTCGATCACGCCGGCCTCGGGCCCGGGAGGGGCCGCCACCTGCACGCGGCCGCCGGTCGCGACGGCGAGCAGCTGGGCGCCCAGGCAGATGCCGAGGGTCGGCACGCCGGACGCGACGGCATCGGCGAGCAGCGTACGGGTCGCCGTGATGCCGGGGGCGTCCACGTCGAGCGCGGACATCTGGCCGCCGAGCACGAGCAGGCCGTCACCGACGTCTGCCAGGTCG
Coding sequences within:
- a CDS encoding type 1 glutamine amidotransferase; the encoded protein is MLVSPQHTPLVTVVQLDAGVPLDRFAHWLDGVETRTVHAYRGEHLDLADVGDGLLVLGGQMSALDVDAPGITATRTLLADAVASGVPTLGICLGAQLLAVATGGRVQVAAPPGPEAGVIEVRWRPEALTDALVGPLLDPGTPEDHRATPMPSMHADAVVDLPRGAVWLAHSRQYPYQAFRVGASAWGLQFHPEASPATLHAWASLHEDIDTDAVDAAVAQHDASIAAHGALLARTFASVVRERTEDAVLV